Part of the Stackebrandtia endophytica genome is shown below.
GTCGAGGATGGCCTGCGGGTCACCGCCGCGCCGGACGATCGCCTGGCGCAGCACCAGGGAACTGGCGATTCCCGCCGCGACCAGGACGATCGGCACGATCAGGTTCATCGGGGGGTCCAGCAGGAAGAAGGTGACCACCGCGAACACGACGTCGGTGACGATGATGATCGGCACCACCATGCTCATTCGTTGGCGGTTGGCGGCGCGCTTCTTGAGGTAGGCGATGTCAGCGGTGGTCAAGTGCATGCAGGAATGATCCCATTGACCGTCCAGTCCTCGCCTCGGCTCAGGCGTTTTCAGTTCGCCGTCGACGTCCGGCTGACCGGCTCGAAGGTGACCGGCGCGTCGAAGGCGGCCCGACGAGAGGCGCGACGCAGGACCGCCAGGACGGCGGGGCCCACCAACAGGATCGCGATGAGGTTGGTGATGGCGCGCCCGGTGTCCCAGCCGAAGGTCGAGGTGGTGAGGGTGAAAACGGCGAACCGGTGCAGGTTCTCCCACAGCGGTGCACCCGCCACAAAGGACAATTGGGTGTCGATGCCGGCGGTGAACGGCCAGAACCACATGTTCATCACGAACCCGAACAGGTAGGCGACCACCACCCCGTAGCCGGCCAGCATGGCGATCTCGGCCTTACCGGTGACGCGGCGCGGCAACAGTCCGGCACCCAACCCGATCCACGCCGAGGACACCATCTGGAACGGAAGCCACGGGCCGACACCGGCGGTCAACAGCGCCGAGGCGAACAGGGACACCGCACCGAGAACGAACCCGAACCCCGGGCCGAACACCCGCCCGGCCAGGACCAGCAGGAAGAACACCGTCTCGATGCCCGCCGTTCCCGCGCCCAGCGGGCGCAGTCCGGCGTTGACCGCCGACAGGACTCCCAATAGAGCCAGGATCTTGGGATCGATGCCGCCGGAGGACAGTTCCGCCAGGACCACCGCGAGGATCACCGGCATCGCGATGATGAAGATCAACGGCGCGTCGGCCGAATGGGCCATCGCCTCCGGCTGCGGAGCGGCGAACAACGGCCAGAAGAACATCGCCAGGCCCGCGATGCTGGCTATCGTCAGCACCACGGCGGTGCGGAATCGGATGGGAAGGACCGCACGACCGGGGCGGCGCGGCGGGGCGACGACCACGGTGGTGCGGTCGGTGCTGTTCGATTGATCGGTCGTGGTCACGACGCGGCCTCCAGTGCGGCCTCGACCTGTTCAGGGGTCAGCCAGGATTGCGGGGCGAGCACTTTGGCCACCTGCGGGGCGAACGCGGGAGAGGCGACGACGATGTCGGCGGTCGGCCCGTCGGCGACGAACTCCCCCTCCGCCATCACCAGGACGCGATCGACGGCGCCGGCGACGAACTCCACATCGTGGGTGGCGATCAGCACGGAGCGGTCCTCCTCGGCCAGCCGACGCACGACCTCGGTGAAGCGCCGCTTCGCGTGGTAGTCGAGGCCGCGGGTCGGTTCGTCCAGCAACACCACCTGTGGCGCCGACGCCAGCTGCACCGCCAGCACCAGTGCCAGGCGTTGGCCCTCGGAGAGGTCCCGTGGGTGCCGATCGTCGGGAATGCCCGGTGCGAGGGTGTCCAGCAGTCGACGGCAGGTGCCGGCCATGGCCCCCGATTCGGTGTCGCTCTGGCGGCATTCGGCGGCCACCGTGTCCAGGTAGAGCAGATCCGAGGCGTTCTGCGGAACCAATCCGACCAGGGAACGAGCGGTTCGCGAACCGACCTCCCCCGGGTCGACGCCGGTCACGTCGACGGTCCCCCGGTGTCGTGGCCCCGCCCCCTGCAATGCCCACAGCAGGGACGACTTCCCCGATCCGTTGCGCCCCATCAACGCGGTGACCTCCCCGGCGCGAAGCTTCACGGCCACGTCGCGCACCGCGATGGTGCGGCCGTAGGTGACGGTGAGGTGTTCGGCCGACAACCGGACCGCTCCGGTCGCCGCCGGGGTCGGTGGCGGCACTCGGTCGACCAGTCGGTCGCGCAGCGGCCCGGCCTTTCGACGGGCGTCCCGCACCGACAACGGCAGCGGGTCCCAACCCGCGAGGCGCCCCAGCCGGATCACCGGCGGCGCGACGTCGCTGTCGATCATGAGGGTCGCCGGATCGCCGTCGCGCACGGTTCCGTCGCCGCGCAGGTGCAACAGCCGGTCGGCGTACTGCAACACCCGCTCGACCCGGTGTTCGGCGATCACCACGGTCGTCCCGAGGTCGTGAACCAGTCGGATGATCGCCGCCAGGACGTCCTCGGCGGCGGTGGGGTCCAGGGCGGAGGTCGGTTCGTCCAGGACCAGGACCTTGGGGTGGCTGGTCAGAACCGCGCCGATGGCGACGCGCTGTTGCTGTCCGCCGGAGAGGGTGCGCAGGGCGCGGCGTCGCAGTTCGGCGATGCCCAACAGGTCCAGGGTCTCCTCCACCCGCTTTCGCATCACGGTGGAGTCGAGGCCTATCTGTTCCATGCCGTAGGCCAGTTCCTCCTCGACGGTGTCGGTGACGAACCCGGCCAGTGGGTCCTGTCCGACCACGCCGACCAACCGCGCGAACTCCTGTGGCGGTCGGTCGGCGGTGTCCTGCCCAGCGACGTCGACCCGGCCGGACAGGTGACCGCCGGTGAATCGCGGGACCAGCCCGTTGATCGCCCCCAACAGCGTCGACTTGCCGACGCCGGTGCGGCCGGTGACCAGGCACAGCTCGCCCTCGTCGATCGAAAGGTCCACATCGCGCAGTGCGGGGTTCGACGAGTCGGCGTAGCGAAACGTCACGTTCTCGAAGCGGATCACGCCGCCAGCTCCTTCGTCGGGGCGGACATCAGACCGTCGACCGTGGATTCCGGTGGCGGTGCCAACCAGGCCGGAAGCGCGCCGACCAGGATCGCCACCGCGGGCAGCGGGGAGATCTCGGGCCAGGTCAACGGGTTGAGAGACGGGTACAGGTCGGTGGGGTCGACCTGCGTGGTCAGATACATCAGACCGCCGGCAATCAGTCCACAGGCGACGATGATGAGTTCCCTGCCCTGCCAGCGATCCGGGCGATATCGGGTCCGGCGCAACCATCGGCCGCCCAGCAGGAATCCGACTGTGGCCACCGTCAATCCGGCCAGCAGCATCGGCACGCCCATGTACCGGGGGGTGGAACCGTCCATGACGCCGTACAGGCCGACGCACACCCCCAGCATTCCGGTGACGACCAGGAAACCGGTGAGCAGCCGGGTGCCCCGCGAGGCTCCCCCGGTGTTGCCGTACCCGCGTGACGACATCGCCGCCGCCAGTGCCAGCGACCGGTTCAACGCGTCCTCCAATACCGGGATGAGGATGCCCCGCAACGCGCGCATTCCCTTGGCGCGCTGGGCTCGCAGCCGTCGAGCTCGGCGCACCCGCTGGACGCTCTCGACCAGTTGGGGCGCCACGGTCAAGGCGACCACCACGGAGGTCCCCACCTCGTACAACGCGCCGGGGAGGGCCTTCAACATGCGCTTGGGGTTGGCCAGGGCGTTGGCCGCGCCGACGCACACCACCATGGTGGCCAGTCGAAGACCGTCGTAGAAACCGCCCAGGAGTTGCTCGACGGCGACCGGACCGAACAGCCGGATGCCCGCCGCCCACTCCGGCAACGGAATCTGCGGCAGGGTGAACAGGACGATGTCGCCCTGGCCGCCACCGAAGACGATGCGGAACACCACCCGCATGACGATGATGAACGCACCGACGATCAGATACATCCGAAAGGCGAGCGCCCACGGCGCGTCACCCCGACGCCGAACGACGACGAAGGCGCACACCGCCAGGATCATCGCCAGCAGGATCGGGTTGGTGGTACGACCGGCGGCGGTGGCCAGGCCCAGCGCCCACAGCCACCACGCGCCGGGGTGCACCGCGCGGGGCAACCCGCCGAGCCGGTCGAGCAAGGTGGTCCTCACACCGCTTCGTCGGTTGCCTCGGGTGCCCGGCGTCGCCAGGCCGCGACGGCGGCACCGGCGGCGAGCAGGCCGATCGCCGACAGTCCGGCGACCGTGCTCATCGGTATTCCGCCGCTGGATTCGGCCGAGGCGGGTTGCATCCCGTCCTCGCCGTGGCCGGTCCATCCGACCGCCTCGGTCGGCAGGTCGTCGGTCCCGGGGATCGCTCCATCGGCGTCGGTGGCGTCGTCGGTGGTCGCCTCGGACGGTTCATCCGAGGAGCCGGGGGCATCGGAGTCCCCGGGTGGGTTCGACCCGTTGGATCCGTTGTCACCGCCGGTTGTTCCGGAGTCGCCACCGGGCGAGTCGGGGGAACCCGACGGCTCGCCGGAGTCATCCTGTGCCGGCCGTACCGGCGCGTATCGCGGCGGCGGGTTGGTGGTCTCAGTCTTGTCCTTGGAGAACGACCAGCCCTCGAAGCTGCCCGGCGGGGGCTTGCGGTTCATGACGCCCCACTGACTGTATGTCCACTCTCCACCATTGGACGCGTGCCAGTAGGACCAGTAGGCGGTGGCCGGCGGTGTGTCGATGCAGGGTTCGGTGTCGGCACCAGGCTTGCCCTCGATGCGGCAGATGAACGCCTCACCCCACCGGTTGGTACCGGTGATCTCGATGCCGGCGTTCTTCAACGCCGTGAGGCCGGTGGCCTGATCACCCGGCGCACACCTAATGATCACGTCGCCGCCCAGTTCTTGGAAGTCGATGATGACGGTGACGCCGGTCGCATCCGGGCAGTACCCGGGGGTCCCCTTACTCTGGTCGATCGCCTGCGCCGGTGCGGATTCACCGAGGCCCGCCAGCAGCAGGCCGGCGGCCATGACCAGCACGGTCAGTGAACGGGTGATCCGGTTGAGGAATGGTTGTCGCCGTGTCATGACAGCTCCTTGCGTCGGGCGATGTGGAGGGTCACCAGACCCGCCACGACCAGCGCGGCACCGAAGCCCGCGATGGTCAGAACGGGGTTGCCGGTCACCGGCAGTTGCTTCATCGGGGGCGGTGTGCCGCCGGTCGACGGGGTCGGTGACGGGGTCGGTGAGGTCTCTCCGTCGTCACCGCCACCGGGATGGGGAGTGGGCGTGACGATCCCGATCTCCCCCATCGACACCTGGGCCACCGCCAACACCGCCTGCGGTGTCGCGCGTCGCCATTGGTCGCGCTGGAATTGGGCGATGCCGTTGGTTCGGGCCTCGGTCAACGAGTCCCCGTTGTAGGCGATCGCTCCGAGTTCGGCGGAGGCGGCTCCGGCGGTGTCGGCCACCAGCTGATGCTTCCTCACCCAGTCGGCGGCGGAGTCCGCCTCGACCTGGTAGCCAGCGGCGGCCAGCGCCTGTCCGGCCAAGCCGGTGCTGTTGGTGTTGGCGGCGGCGGTGGGTCCGGAACCACCGAACGAACCGTCACCGTTCTGAATGGACTTCAACCAGTCGGCGCCCTTGCGTGCCGCCGCCTCGGCGCCGTCGACGTCGTCGAGTGCCGCGGCGGTGAACAACGCCTGCACCGCCATAGCGGTGGAATCGGGGTCCAGGACCGCCGCATCGCCCTGTTCGTCGCAGTCGCCGGTGACGACGCTGCCGCCGAAGGCGTAGGGGTACAACCGGAATCCGCCGCCCGAGCACTGCTGGTCGATCAGGAAGTCGACCGCGTTCTGCGGGACCCCGCCACTGCGCGACAGTCCCAGGACCGCCAGGGACTGTCCGAAGGTGTTGCTGTTGTCGACCGACGGCGCCGCTACGAGGTCCTTGACCCGGCCGTCCTCCAATCCGGCCTCAGGTCCGGCGATCAGGTCGATGGTCTCCTGTCGGAGGTCGTATTCACCGAACGCGGCGGGGTCGGAGTCGGTGATGACCGCCGCGTACAGCAGTTTCGCGGTGGCACCGGCGACGCGTTGTCCGGGCTGGCCCCACGCGTCGTAGCTGTTGTAGTCGCGGACGTGAAGTTTCAGGCCGTCGGTGATGCGCTGCGCCACGTCGGGGGCGGCGCCGGTGGCCTCCAAGGCGATGAGTGCGTCGATGGTCAGGCCCCAGTCGGTACCCACCATTCCGGGCATTCCACCGGCGTCATCGATCTCGCCCGCGAGCCAGTCGGCAGCGGCGACCGCTTCGGCGGTGGGTTCATCGGCGGTGGCGACACCGGGCAACATGACGGCCGCAGCCAATACGGCGATACTGGCGCCGGCGGTGACCGACCACCGTCTGGCACCGGATCCAAGGGCACGCAAAGGGGTTCCTCCGAAGGGGGCGGGCCGACGTCGAAACCCGCGGTATCCCGGAAGAACCCTGGATGCGGGGAAAGCCCCGTGGGTTCGGTGAGGATGTCACCGGGCTTCAGACCGCAGACCATGGCGGGCAGAAGCAGTTCTTGGAATTCAGGTCAGGCATTCCGGCTGTCAGCGTGGTGGCTGAATCACGGTTGCAGGTCAGCGCCGGATTCGCACCGGCTTCCCCTGAGGCTGTTCCTATTCAGTTGTGGTGTGGCTGTGATCGCATCATATAGCCGTTCGATGGGTCGGCACCAGGGTCGGGCCGAAGCGATCATCGACACACCGGCGACTCGCCTCATCCCGCCAGGACGTTGGCGACCATTCCGGACAGTCGTGTGCGCAGTCTCTCGATGCGTTCGGCTTCGCCGAGCGTGTTGACCGGTTGCACCCGGCGGGGTCGCTTCAACTGTCGTATGTAGGCGGAGCAGGACAGGTCACTGCAGAAGTAGTTGCCCACGCTGTCGCCCCGGCGGCCGCGCGTACCGGCTTTGATCGCCGTGAACAGGGTGACGCCGCCGGCGGAGTGCACCGTGTGGCAGAACTCGCACATGGACGAGCGCATCGCTCCGGCGGCGTTGCGGGCCGCGGCGATCCGAAACACCAGGCCGACCGGTCCGTCGGGCATCGGCGCGACCAGGTAGGCACGCTGCGGGGTCCGCGCGTTGCGCCAGGCGAGAAAGTCCAGATTCGCCCAGGTCAGGTCGGACAGGTCCGGCAACGGTATCGACGTGGCCTCACGCTTCGAACAGTTGATGAACGAGGTCTGCAGCTCAGTGGCGGTCAGCGGGTTCATTCCCGCGACGGTAACCGCCGCGTGGGTGACTGTCATTCGGTTTTCGCCGATCCCGTTTGCGGATTCGCTGCGGACTTTTTGCAACCTTTCGGGCGCACGCTGACCTCGCAGCACCGTTTCAGACCTTCCAGCCGAAGGGGGCACACATGTCGGACGGTTACACCGATCTGATGGAGAGGTTGACCATCAGGGCGACCTCACCGGATCACAGCGTCAAGATCACGTTGAACCGATCGTCGGGGTTGGGGGTCGAGTTGGATCCGGCGCACCTGCGACGTCACAGCGCGACGTCGCTCGCCGACCAGCTGGCGACCACATTGGAGAACGTGTTCTCCGCCTATGAACGCGGTGAGCGGCTCGCCGCC
Proteins encoded:
- a CDS encoding ECF transporter S component is translated as MVVAPPRRPGRAVLPIRFRTAVVLTIASIAGLAMFFWPLFAAPQPEAMAHSADAPLIFIIAMPVILAVVLAELSSGGIDPKILALLGVLSAVNAGLRPLGAGTAGIETVFFLLVLAGRVFGPGFGFVLGAVSLFASALLTAGVGPWLPFQMVSSAWIGLGAGLLPRRVTGKAEIAMLAGYGVVVAYLFGFVMNMWFWPFTAGIDTQLSFVAGAPLWENLHRFAVFTLTTSTFGWDTGRAITNLIAILLVGPAVLAVLRRASRRAAFDAPVTFEPVSRTSTAN
- a CDS encoding ABC transporter ATP-binding protein produces the protein MIRFENVTFRYADSSNPALRDVDLSIDEGELCLVTGRTGVGKSTLLGAINGLVPRFTGGHLSGRVDVAGQDTADRPPQEFARLVGVVGQDPLAGFVTDTVEEELAYGMEQIGLDSTVMRKRVEETLDLLGIAELRRRALRTLSGGQQQRVAIGAVLTSHPKVLVLDEPTSALDPTAAEDVLAAIIRLVHDLGTTVVIAEHRVERVLQYADRLLHLRGDGTVRDGDPATLMIDSDVAPPVIRLGRLAGWDPLPLSVRDARRKAGPLRDRLVDRVPPPTPAATGAVRLSAEHLTVTYGRTIAVRDVAVKLRAGEVTALMGRNGSGKSSLLWALQGAGPRHRGTVDVTGVDPGEVGSRTARSLVGLVPQNASDLLYLDTVAAECRQSDTESGAMAGTCRRLLDTLAPGIPDDRHPRDLSEGQRLALVLAVQLASAPQVVLLDEPTRGLDYHAKRRFTEVVRRLAEEDRSVLIATHDVEFVAGAVDRVLVMAEGEFVADGPTADIVVASPAFAPQVAKVLAPQSWLTPEQVEAALEAAS
- a CDS encoding energy-coupling factor transporter transmembrane protein EcfT codes for the protein MRTTLLDRLGGLPRAVHPGAWWLWALGLATAAGRTTNPILLAMILAVCAFVVVRRRGDAPWALAFRMYLIVGAFIIVMRVVFRIVFGGGQGDIVLFTLPQIPLPEWAAGIRLFGPVAVEQLLGGFYDGLRLATMVVCVGAANALANPKRMLKALPGALYEVGTSVVVALTVAPQLVESVQRVRRARRLRAQRAKGMRALRGILIPVLEDALNRSLALAAAMSSRGYGNTGGASRGTRLLTGFLVVTGMLGVCVGLYGVMDGSTPRYMGVPMLLAGLTVATVGFLLGGRWLRRTRYRPDRWQGRELIIVACGLIAGGLMYLTTQVDPTDLYPSLNPLTWPEISPLPAVAILVGALPAWLAPPPESTVDGLMSAPTKELAA
- a CDS encoding prenyltransferase/squalene oxidase repeat-containing protein translates to MRALGSGARRWSVTAGASIAVLAAAVMLPGVATADEPTAEAVAAADWLAGEIDDAGGMPGMVGTDWGLTIDALIALEATGAAPDVAQRITDGLKLHVRDYNSYDAWGQPGQRVAGATAKLLYAAVITDSDPAAFGEYDLRQETIDLIAGPEAGLEDGRVKDLVAAPSVDNSNTFGQSLAVLGLSRSGGVPQNAVDFLIDQQCSGGGFRLYPYAFGGSVVTGDCDEQGDAAVLDPDSTAMAVQALFTAAALDDVDGAEAAARKGADWLKSIQNGDGSFGGSGPTAAANTNSTGLAGQALAAAGYQVEADSAADWVRKHQLVADTAGAASAELGAIAYNGDSLTEARTNGIAQFQRDQWRRATPQAVLAVAQVSMGEIGIVTPTPHPGGGDDGETSPTPSPTPSTGGTPPPMKQLPVTGNPVLTIAGFGAALVVAGLVTLHIARRKELS
- a CDS encoding FBP domain-containing protein — its product is MNPLTATELQTSFINCSKREATSIPLPDLSDLTWANLDFLAWRNARTPQRAYLVAPMPDGPVGLVFRIAAARNAAGAMRSSMCEFCHTVHSAGGVTLFTAIKAGTRGRRGDSVGNYFCSDLSCSAYIRQLKRPRRVQPVNTLGEAERIERLRTRLSGMVANVLAG